One Manduca sexta isolate Smith_Timp_Sample1 chromosome 26, JHU_Msex_v1.0, whole genome shotgun sequence genomic region harbors:
- the LOC115454780 gene encoding elongation of very long chain fatty acids protein-like produces the protein MSISLGLKSPYWDLNKSRYPEIDELPLMESLGPIVIILAVYLLFVLKIGPAFMRKREAYKLTNILLAYNAVQVAISLYLVIRYFNNLTQMGLVPKKCYIKENYARNQILFGTYLYLAAKFTELLDTIFFVLRKKDSQVTFLHLYHHTVMVIGTWVLLKYWPSHTLIFIGFLNSLVHVFMYTYYGLAALGPNVAKYLGWKKYMTKFQLIQFVSIIIQYIASVRTSECPPAKGVAIFVSCNTAFILLLFLNFYRQSYNKKLQKQTINTKPLKSLPINYTEDCIKND, from the exons ATGAGTATAAGCCTTGGATTAAAAAGCCCTTACTGGGACTTAAACAAGAGTAGAT ATCCAGAAATAGACGAACTTCCCCTCATGGAATCTTTAGGACCTATTGTGATAATTTTAGCTGTATATCTACTGTTTGTACTGAAAATTGGCCCGGCGTTCATGAGAAAGAGAGAAGCATACAAATTGACGAATATTTTACTAGCATACAATGCAGTGCAGGTTGCGATATCATTGTATTTAGTAATAAGG tattttaacaaTCTGACGCAAATGGGATTGGTGCCGAAGAAATGTTACATAAAGGAAAATTATGCACGGAATcag ATTCTCTTCGGAACATACCTCTACCTAGCTGCCAAGTTCACGGAGCTGCTGGACACTATATTCTTTGTGTTGAGAAAAAAGGATAGTCAAGTCACATTCCTCCACTTATACCACCACACGGTGATGGTGATTGGGACCTGGGTGCTGTTGAAATACTGGCCGTCGCACACTCTCATTTTCATAGGGTTCCTAAACTCATTAGTTCATGTCTTCATGTACACTTACTATGGCCTGGCAGCACTGGGACCAAACGTGGCGAAGTACTTGGGTTGGAAGAAATACATGACCAAGTTTCAGCTG ATTCAGTTCGTCTCAATCATCATACAGTATATAGCTTCTGTGAGGACATCAGAGTGCCCGCCTGCGAAGGGTGTTGCGATATTCGTCTCCTGCAATACTGCCTTCATCCTTCTACTGTTTCTCAACTTCTACCGTCAGAGCTATAATAAGAAATTACAGAAGCAGACCATCAACACCAAACCCCTCAAAAGTCTTCCAATAAATTACACAGAAGATTGCATAAAGAACGACTAA